A part of Chryseobacterium shigense genomic DNA contains:
- a CDS encoding FMN-binding glutamate synthase family protein — translation MRDKFLSWGIVLVIATWVVALLIRAHYWIPILLSAIYALGVYNAYQSKHAILRNFPVLGYFRYFFESISPEMQQYFIERETDGKPFPRNQRSAVYRRAKNLSDTVAFGTQLEVNHRKYEGIKHSIYAKSPKEELPRVWVGGEQCTQPYHASLFNISAMSFGALSDRAQISLNRGAKKGNFYHNTGEGGISPHHMEGGDLCWQIGTGYFGCRNEEGKFNPELFKQYSTLPNVKMIEIKLSQGAKPGHGGVLPGVKNTPEIAKIRHVTPGMTVISPPSHTSFSDAAGLLRFVQQLRELSGGKPVGFKLCIGDTKEFEDICVQMNVLKIYPDFITIDGAEGGTGAAPPEFSDGVGMPLEPALIFVNRTLNNYNLRSKLRVIASGKVLTSLDILRAVAMGADMCNNARGFMFSLGCIQALRCNTNNCPTGVATQDKMLIKGLDVTDKSERVYHFHKNTLHTCNELIAAAGRSSYEEVDATMFMRGDEFDHLADLYFPDILGNVKQKART, via the coding sequence ATGAGAGATAAGTTTTTATCTTGGGGAATTGTATTGGTAATTGCTACATGGGTTGTGGCATTACTGATCAGAGCGCATTATTGGATACCCATCCTATTATCTGCCATTTATGCATTAGGCGTTTACAATGCTTATCAGTCGAAACACGCTATTCTGAGGAACTTCCCTGTATTGGGGTATTTCAGGTACTTTTTCGAAAGCATTTCACCTGAAATGCAGCAGTATTTCATTGAAAGGGAAACAGACGGAAAACCATTTCCCAGAAATCAACGCTCTGCAGTATACAGACGTGCTAAAAACCTGAGTGATACTGTTGCTTTTGGAACGCAGCTAGAAGTGAATCACAGAAAATATGAGGGAATCAAGCATTCTATCTATGCAAAATCGCCTAAAGAAGAACTGCCGAGAGTATGGGTTGGGGGTGAGCAGTGTACACAGCCTTATCATGCCTCTTTGTTCAATATTTCGGCAATGAGTTTTGGAGCGTTGAGCGACAGGGCGCAGATTTCTCTGAACAGAGGAGCCAAAAAAGGAAATTTTTATCATAACACAGGTGAGGGAGGTATTTCCCCTCATCACATGGAAGGAGGGGACCTTTGCTGGCAGATCGGAACAGGGTATTTCGGATGTCGTAATGAAGAAGGTAAATTTAACCCGGAACTGTTCAAACAGTATTCTACTCTTCCCAATGTAAAAATGATTGAAATTAAGCTTTCTCAAGGGGCAAAACCAGGACACGGAGGCGTACTTCCCGGAGTTAAGAATACACCTGAGATTGCAAAGATCCGTCACGTCACACCGGGAATGACTGTTATTTCGCCGCCATCACATACCTCATTTTCTGATGCAGCCGGCTTGCTGAGGTTTGTACAGCAGCTTAGAGAGCTTTCAGGAGGTAAACCGGTCGGGTTTAAACTGTGTATTGGTGATACGAAAGAATTCGAAGATATCTGCGTACAGATGAATGTACTGAAAATCTATCCTGATTTTATTACCATAGATGGAGCAGAAGGAGGAACAGGAGCCGCACCGCCGGAATTTTCAGATGGAGTAGGGATGCCTTTGGAACCGGCTTTGATCTTTGTGAACAGAACACTTAATAATTATAATTTAAGAAGCAAGCTAAGAGTAATTGCCAGCGGAAAGGTACTGACAAGTTTAGATATTCTCAGGGCTGTAGCTATGGGAGCGGATATGTGTAATAATGCAAGAGGATTTATGTTCTCGTTAGGATGCATCCAGGCTTTAAGATGTAACACTAATAATTGTCCTACAGGAGTGGCCACTCAGGATAAAATGCTAATTAAAGGCCTTGATGTTACTGATAAAAGCGAAAGAGTATACCATTTCCATAAAAACACGCTGCATACCTGCAATGAACTGATTGCAGCGGCAGGAAGAAGCTCTTACGAAGAAGTGGATGCCACTATGTTTATGAGAGGAGATGAATTTGATCATCTGGCAGATCTGTATTTCCCGGATATTTTAGGAAATGTAAAGCAGAAAGCAAGAACTTAA
- a CDS encoding RNA-binding S4 domain-containing protein, producing MRIDKFLWCIRFYKTRSIATEEIKKNRVSIGTSAVKSSKEVKEGDIIKIRKNQIDYKIKVTQIPKSRMGAKLVPLHIQDVTDKEQYELLKLRKMSQDYYRNKGEGRPTKKDRRDMDEYVGNDIAADFTDWDDFFGETADDSESED from the coding sequence ATGAGAATAGATAAATTTTTATGGTGCATTCGTTTTTATAAGACGAGAAGTATTGCAACAGAGGAAATTAAGAAGAACAGGGTTTCAATAGGAACATCCGCCGTAAAGTCGTCTAAGGAGGTAAAAGAAGGGGATATTATCAAGATCCGCAAAAATCAGATTGATTATAAAATAAAAGTCACCCAGATCCCGAAAAGCAGGATGGGAGCAAAGCTTGTTCCCCTTCATATTCAGGATGTGACGGATAAAGAACAGTATGAATTATTGAAGCTTCGCAAAATGTCACAGGACTATTACAGAAACAAAGGCGAAGGAAGACCTACCAAGAAAGACCGCAGGGATATGGATGAGTATGTTGGAAACGATATAGCAGCAGACTTTACGGACTGGGATGATTTCTTTGGAGAAACGGCAGACGATTCCGAAAGCGAAGATTAA
- the panC gene encoding pantoate--beta-alanine ligase, with translation MEVIKNKKTLQDFIERQKEMGKKIGFAPTMGALHKGHLSLYEEARKENDLVVSSIFVNPTQFNNPEDLEKYPRDVNRDILILEKSGLVDAVYIPEVTDIYPEKTESQHYDFDGLENEMEGKSRPGHFDGVGTVVEELFRQVKPDNAYFGEKDFQQLAIIKKMAEKKHLPVKITGVSIYRAENGLALSSRNQRLHEDRKEASKVIYETLIKVNDWFRIITIPEIKERVTDIFDHQQGMKLEYFLIADEDTLKETDFFYKDKNYRAFIVVVVDGVRLIDNMHLD, from the coding sequence ATGGAAGTTATAAAAAACAAGAAAACCCTTCAGGATTTCATTGAAAGACAGAAAGAAATGGGGAAAAAGATAGGTTTTGCGCCTACTATGGGAGCTCTTCATAAGGGGCACCTTTCTCTGTATGAAGAAGCCAGAAAAGAGAATGATCTGGTAGTTTCTTCAATTTTTGTAAATCCTACCCAATTTAATAATCCGGAAGATCTTGAAAAATATCCTAGAGATGTGAACAGGGATATCCTTATTCTGGAAAAATCAGGATTGGTGGATGCGGTTTATATTCCTGAAGTAACTGATATTTATCCTGAAAAAACAGAAAGCCAGCATTATGATTTCGATGGACTGGAAAATGAAATGGAAGGAAAATCCAGACCCGGACACTTTGACGGAGTGGGAACTGTGGTGGAAGAGCTTTTTAGACAGGTTAAACCTGACAATGCCTATTTCGGGGAAAAAGACTTCCAGCAGCTTGCCATTATTAAAAAAATGGCTGAAAAGAAACATCTTCCGGTAAAAATCACAGGAGTTTCCATTTATAGAGCAGAAAACGGTTTAGCATTAAGCTCAAGAAACCAAAGACTTCACGAAGACAGAAAAGAAGCTTCAAAAGTTATTTATGAAACCCTGATCAAGGTAAACGACTGGTTCCGGATCATTACGATTCCTGAAATAAAAGAAAGGGTGACGGATATTTTTGATCACCAACAGGGCATGAAATTAGAATATTTCCTGATCGCTGATGAAGACACACTGAAAGAAACAGATTTTTTCTATAAAGACAAAAATTACAGAGCATTCATCGTAGTTGTAGTAGATGGTGTCAGGTTAATTGATAATATGCACCTGGATTAA
- a CDS encoding shikimate kinase, with translation MVISLIGYMGSGKSHISKILSDKINFKLIDLDKEISRRNKLTIPEIFEKKGEIQFRKLEREALEEILASEENVVLSLGGGTPVYYNNMEIINHSSTSVFLRASVNTLYERLSKQKEKRPLIANVPDEDLQEFIAKHLFERNVFYSKAQFNVNTDSRTPEDIVQEIVEKLYL, from the coding sequence ATGGTTATTTCACTGATCGGATACATGGGATCTGGCAAATCTCACATTTCCAAAATTTTAAGCGACAAAATAAATTTCAAACTCATTGACCTTGATAAAGAGATTTCCAGGAGAAATAAATTAACCATTCCTGAGATTTTCGAAAAAAAGGGAGAAATTCAGTTTAGAAAGCTGGAAAGAGAGGCATTGGAAGAAATTCTTGCTTCGGAAGAAAATGTGGTTTTAAGCCTGGGCGGAGGAACACCGGTTTATTATAATAATATGGAAATTATCAACCACAGTTCAACAAGTGTTTTTTTAAGAGCTTCGGTAAATACTTTGTATGAAAGACTTTCCAAACAGAAAGAAAAAAGGCCTTTAATAGCTAACGTTCCTGATGAAGATCTGCAGGAATTTATTGCCAAACATTTATTTGAAAGAAATGTATTTTACAGCAAAGCCCAGTTTAACGTCAATACAGATTCCAGAACTCCGGAAGACATTGTACAGGAAATAGTAGAAAAGCTCTATCTCTAG
- a CDS encoding glycogen/starch synthase, translated as MPNQKILYITTEMYPYQEDTNMAALVNKMALKMHNEGNDVRVFMPRFGQISERKFQLHEVIRLSGMNIIINDLDQPLIIKVASLPGERLQVYFIDNEEYFKRKQYYVDDEGNPFADNDERAIFFARGVIETIKKLNWVPDVIHLNGWMSSFVPIYLKTYYESDTYFKDAKIVLSLYNEKDANLDKNIAEKLTFDNISGLKALDNPTIKNFVIESMNYVDMVVKGDEFLDADLDKGFNETTTSKSEYVDVDSINQLY; from the coding sequence ATGCCGAATCAAAAAATACTGTACATTACTACAGAGATGTATCCATATCAGGAAGATACGAATATGGCTGCATTGGTAAACAAAATGGCACTTAAGATGCACAATGAAGGCAATGATGTAAGAGTTTTTATGCCAAGATTTGGACAAATAAGTGAAAGAAAATTCCAGCTTCATGAGGTGATCCGCCTTTCGGGAATGAATATTATTATCAATGACCTGGACCAGCCTTTAATTATTAAAGTAGCGTCTCTTCCGGGGGAAAGACTTCAGGTTTACTTTATTGATAACGAAGAATACTTCAAAAGAAAACAATACTACGTAGACGATGAAGGAAATCCTTTTGCCGATAACGATGAAAGAGCCATTTTCTTTGCGAGAGGAGTTATAGAAACCATTAAAAAACTAAACTGGGTTCCGGATGTAATCCACCTGAACGGATGGATGTCTTCTTTTGTTCCGATTTACCTGAAAACATACTACGAATCCGATACTTATTTCAAAGATGCCAAAATTGTACTTTCTTTATACAATGAGAAAGATGCTAACCTGGACAAAAATATTGCTGAAAAATTAACCTTCGATAATATTTCCGGATTAAAAGCGTTAGATAATCCGACAATCAAAAACTTTGTTATTGAAAGTATGAACTATGTTGACATGGTTGTGAAAGGAGATGAGTTTCTTGATGCAGACCTTGATAAAGGTTTCAATGAAACAACGACTTCAAAATCAGAATACGTTGATGTAGATTCTATAAACCAACTTTATTAA